The window GGATTTCTCGACACATCCGTGCTTTTCCCACTCTTTTCAGGTCTTTTCGGTGCCTCGATGTTGATAATAAGTATCCTGACGCATACAGCAATTCCACCACAGAAAAAGGGCGGTTTCAAACTCCCTGCATGGCAGATCATCAGGGGAACGACTAGTGGAACACTCGCGGGTGGGATCGTTGCTTTTCTGCCTGGCATCTCATCAGCCATCGCAACTCTTCTTGCGCGGCTCACAATAAGGGATGATACAGGGCGAGGATCGAATGAAGAGTTTATCCTGTCACTCTCAGGTGTTAACACCGCAAATGCACTTTTTGCTATCATCGCACTCTATACGATCAACAGACCAAGAAGCGGTGCAATGGTTGCAATCGAAGGCGCAATCGATCCAGCTTTATGGACACCTGATACAATAAACCTTTTTCTGCTGATAATACTACTCGTATCACTCCTCTCTTATGTTACAACAATACAGCTGGGCAGACTCGTTCCTGCATTGATCCAGCAGGTAAATTACACCCATCTCTCGCTTATGATACTTCTCCTGCTCTCGGTGCTTGTCCTCATATTTTCTGGTATATTTGGTCTCATCCTTTTTATTACAGCAACTGTGATCGGGATGATACCGGCATTTGCAGGTGTCAGAAGAATTCATTCGATGGGAGTTCTGCTTTTACCGCTCATTCTCTATTTCAACGGGTTTTAATGTTCCTTATCAGATATGGTTAGCGTCATCTACCATCAATCTTTATATATTATAACAAACACAATAAAGTCAGACATGTTGTCAGACATTTGACGTACAATGTCGGTTTGGGTACGACAGTTGGCTGCCGTGGTCGGCTCATCGTCAACTGAAAGGGGATCTCAATGGAACGAATAACGGTGAGGCTTCCTGAAAAGCAAATTATAGCACTCAACGCACTGGTTGAGACTGGGGAATATGCTTCCACCAGCGAGGTGGTCAGGGAAGCCATAAGAGAGTTCCTTAAGAAGCATGGATTTGGGGTCAATCTCACCAATCTGATGCTTGAGCGAACAAAACAGCTATCTGAGATCTCTGAGAACCTGAACAAAATAGTACAGTCCGAACAGGATATAGATTATGTAAGTGGGGTGGATGGATGTCGTTTGATTCGGTAGTAGAAAATGCATCGAAATATGATGCAAAGGTGAATACCATAAGTAACCAGGAACTTGAGATGTTTGGAGCGCCAAGAATCATGGTGATCGGGTGTGGTGGTGCAGGCAATAACACCATAAATCGACTCTATGATATTGGGATAGATGGTGCAGAGGCCATTGCGATAAATACCGATAAGCAGCACCTTGATATGATTCGTGCCCACAAAAAGGTACTGGTTGGAAAGACACTGACTCGTGGGCTTGGCGCAGGTGGTTTTCCAGAAGTTGGGAGGAAAGCTGCTGAGATCGCCAGAGGCACACTCGAAGAGCTCCTTGCGGATGTGGACATGGTTTTCATCACTGCTGGCATGGGTGGGGGAACAGGTACTGGAACTGCACCGATTGTGGCAGAGGTAGCTAAAGAGAGGGGTGCAATTGTTGTGGGAATGGTCTCAACACCTTTCAATGCAGAACGTGCGCGTAGGGGAAAAGCAGAGGAAGGGCTTGAGGAGCTCAGACGGTCTGCGGATACTGTGATCGTCCTTGATAACAACCACCTTCTCAAGTATGTTCCGAACTTACCCATACGAAAGGCATTCTCGGTTATGGATCAGCTGATCGCAGAGACTGTTAAGGGTATCACCGAGACGATCACGCAGCCATCGATGATCAATCTCGACTTTGCAGATATCAAGGCTGTGATGAACTATGGTGGTGTCGCTTCTATGCTCGTTGGTGAGGCAAGACAGAGCCAGGACAGGGTGGATACGGTTGTTCGCAATGCGTTGACGCATCCATTGCTTGAAGTGGACTATCGCGGCGCAACAGGGTCGATCGTCCACATAACAGGTGGTCCTGATCTCACGCTTACAGAAGCAAACGAGATCGTTGAGGCGCTCACCTTTGAACTTGATGGAAATGCAAATGTAATCTGGGGTGCGCGGATCGATCCAGCATGTGAAGGTATGGTTAAGGTCATGGCGATCATGACCGGGGTTGAGAGTTCACAGATACTTGGACCTGAAAAAGAGAAGAGAGAGCGGGCTTTTGTTCCAAGAATCCAGAACACGATCGAGGTAGGAATACCGAAGATCTGTTAATCACGTTTAACCCCCCTTTTTTCTTTTTTATCGATGAAAACAGATAGAGGACTGATCGAGAATATACTTGAGAAGACAAAATTAAGGGTTGAAAGGCTAAAAGATCATAAAAGTATAGAGAACGAGATAAGAAAAGCACAGAAAGCAGGAAAAATCCCTTTAATCTCTGAGATAAAACCTGCAAGCCCGTTAAAAGATCTCAGACCAATACAGGATCCTCTTGAAGTTCTGGGTGCGATGGAACGTGGGGGTGCATCCGGGATATCGGTTCTGACTGAGCCATATTTTTTCAAAGGTTCATTCGATTTTCTGAGATCTGTGTCAGCAAGTTCAAAGCTTCCGACTTTGAGAAAAGACTTTATCATTGATCCCATTCAGGTCGCTGAGACGGTTGCTTCTGGTGCGGATATGCTGCTTCTGATTGTCGGAATTCTTACAGAAACACAGTTGAGGGAGCTTTATGCATCTGCTATCGAATTTGGCATCACACCTGTTGTCGAGGTGCAATCGAGAGATGAGATTGAACTTGCAGACTTCTGCGATATTGTAATGATAAATAATCGAAACCTCTGGGATCTCACGGTTGATATTTCCAGAACAGAAAAGTTAATTGGATATATTGGTAAAAAAACGATTATAAGTGCAAGTGGGATAAAAACAAGGGCTGACGCACTCAGGATGATCGATTGTGGTGCAGATGCTGTGCTTGTTGGGTCGTCGATCATGGAGAGTGAGGATATAGAATTAAAGGTACGTGAACTTGTGTGGGGTGATTGAAAATGGATTCCATAGAAGAGTTAAGATCGATCATAGCAGCCTCGCTTGGTGAGGTTGAAGTGGATACCCTCCTTGCAGGCGGGATGGTTGCTGATGTATTTGCTGGAAAAATTGAGAAACGGGATGTTGCTGTTCACAACGGACGTATCGTTGGTTTTGGAAATTACAGTGCGAAGGAGGTTATCGATCTCGAGGGCAATCTCATTGTACCTGGTTTCATAGATGGGCATGTACACATTGAGAGCTCGATGGTTACACCACCTGAGTACGCCAGAGCGGTACTTGGGCTTGGAACAACATCAATCGTCTGCGACCCACATGAGATCGCAAATGTGATGGGAAAGGAGGGGATTCGCTATATCCTTGATACGAGCAGAAATATTTTTTTAAATGTCTATGTGATGCTACCATCCTGTGTTCCCGCAACCGCGATGGAGTCGTCGGGTGCAGTACTCAGAGCTACTGACCTTCTCGAGTTCAGGGGTGAAGAGCGAGTGCGTGGACTTGCAGAGCTTATGAATTACCCGGGACTCATCGCAGGGGATGAGGAAGTTCTTGAAAAAGTTTCAGCGTTTTCTGATATGATAATTGATGGACATGCTCCGCTTTTATCTGGAAAAGAGCTTTCTGCATACTCAATTTTTGCACATTCTGATCATGAATGCACAACAGAGGAGGAGGCGCGTGAGAAGCTTGCAAAGGGTATGCGCATCATGATCCGTGAGGGAACTGGAGCAAAGAATTTTGATGAGTTGATAAAGATTGTAACGCCTGCAAATTCAAGGAGATTCTTCTTTGTATCTGATGATAGAAATCCGCTTGATCTTCTCGGTGAAGGACACATCAAACAGATGGTAACACGTGCAATAAATGCTGGACTTGATCCTGTCATTGCGATCCAGATGGCAACGCTAAATACTGCAGAATATTTTAATCTAAAAGATATTGGTGCAATTGCACCTGGTTTTATTGCGGATATGGTTGTTCTTGATGTTCTTGATGATTGCAGTCACTTGATGACGCTGAAAGACGGTGTGGTTGTTGCAAAAGATGGAAAGGTTGTTGTTGATATTCCGGTGTTCAGGAACGATCGCGGAAAAGCGACAATCAATATAAAAATGGATGGGCTCAGTGAAAAACTTAAGATATCTGGATCTGGCACTGCAAGAGTTATAAAAGTTCTGGAAGATCAGATCGTAACAGAAGAGATCAGAGAAGAGGTCGATCCTGAATCAGGACTTCCGATCGGGGATGATATACTTAAAATTGCGGTCTGTGAGCGACATACCGGGTCTGGAAATGTTGGACTTGGGTTTATCAAAGGTTTTGGAATCAAAAGTGGTGCCATCGCATCATCGGTTGCACACGACTCACACAACATCGTGGTGGTGGGATCAGATGATTCTGATATGATTGCTGCAATCAGGGAGATTGAGCGGGTGGGAGGTGGTCAGACCGTTGTTAAAGATGGCAGCGTACTTGCTACACTTGCACTTCCGATAGCAGGGCTTATATCTGATAAACCACTTGAGGAAGTTAGAATAAGATTACTGGAGCTTAGAGAAGCTGCTAAAGAGCTTGGATGCGGACTCAAAGATCCATTCATGACGCTGTCGTTTATGGCACTGCCTGTAATCCCTTCGTTGAAGGTCACAGATAAAGGGCTATTTGATGTTTTGAATTTTGAGTTCGTGGAGTTGTTTGTGTGATCCCTCGAAGCTTGTAACAGGTACCTTTTTAAATCTGATATGCGTAGAGGAATTGATGGGTTTTGCGAAGCGGCATATCCTCTCGATGAGGGATTTTTCAAGGGAAGAGATTGATTTAATACTCAACAGGGCGATTGAACTCGAACCTTTCGCAAAGGGAAAAAGATCTGATCGTCTAAGGGGCAAGATTCTTGCAAATCTCTTCTTTGAACCAAGCACCCGCACCCGTATATCCTTTGAGACCGCGATGAAACGGCTTGGAGGAGAGGTTTTAAACCTTGATTCTACAGAAGGAAGCTCGATCTCGAAGGGTGAGACACTTGCAGATACTATAAGGGTTATAAGTGGATATTCAGATATAATTGTGCTTAGACATCCTAAAGAAGGTGCTGCAAGGCTTGCATCAGAGTTCTCATCCGTACCACTGATAAATGCAGGCGATGGAGCAGGGCATCACCCAACACAGACCCTGCTTGATCTTTACACGATAAAGAGGGAGAGTAAGCTTGAAGGCTTGCGGATTGCGCTTGTTGGAGATCTGAAGTATGGAAGGACGGTGCACTCACTGAGTATTGCGCTCTCCTACTATGGTGCCAGGATCATGCTCGTATCACCGCCTGCGCTCAGGATGAGTGAGGCGATAAAGAACGATCTCATAAGTTCTGGTGCTGACATATCAGAGTTTGAGAACATCCAGGATGTTATTTCCGATATCGATGTTCTGTATGTTACAAGAATCCAGAAAGAACGATTTCCAATCCTCTCTGAGTACAATAAAGTTGCAGGATCGTACCGTATTGATATGAAGCTGCTTGAAAAAGCGAATGAGAATCTCATCATCATGCACCCGCTGCCAAGAGTGGATGAGATCGATCCAGAGGTTGATAGGACTCCACATGCAGCCTACTTCAAACAGGCATTCTATGGCGTTCCTGTCAGAATGGCGCTCCTGACACTGCTCATGGAGGTTGATGGGTGATGAAGAATGGGGATCAGGAGCTAAGAGTCAAGAAGATCGAGAATGGCACGGTCATCGATCATATAGCAGCAGGACAGGCGCTGAATGTCCTCAAGATACTTGGGATAACAGGAAGCACCGATGCAGTGGTGAGCCTTGTGATGAATGTATCGAGCAGGAAGATGGGGTCCAAGGATATTCTAAAGATTGAGGATAGGGAGCTTGCACCAGAGGAAGTTGATCGTATCGCTTTGATCGCACCAGGGGCAAAGATTAATATCATCAGAAACTATCGTGTGGTAGAGAAGCACAGTGTCGATCTGCCTCATGTGATCCAGGGGATCTTGCGATGTGCAAACCCGAACTGCATCTCAAACACAAACGAACCCGTCAAATCAAAGTTTGTGGTTACAAAATCTCATGAGAGACCGGTCTTCAGGTGCTTCTACTGCGAAGAGCGGCTCGATGATGCAATGGAGCATCTCATCTGAAGCGGGGATCGCCAAGCCAGGTCAAAGGCGCAGGATTCAGGGTCCTGTCTCGCAGGAGTTCGAGGGTTCGAATCCCTCTCCCCGCATAAGTCTGTTAAGCTAATAAGAGATAATAAAATGATATTATGAAGAAAAATACTATATTGGTAGTTATATCGTTGATTCTGCTTTTTTGTGCGCCTGGTTGTATCGGTGAAAATACACCATCTGAAAAGATTGTTTTAAAAGTTTACCATGCAGGGAGCCTCGCAGTACCTTTTGAAGAAGTAGAGAAAGAATTTGAGGCACTTCATCCAAATGTGGACGTACAGCGGGAGGCGTATGGTAGTGTGGCAGCGATAAGGCAGGTGACCGACGTTGGAAAACTATGTGACGTTCTTGCATCTGCGGATTACTCACTGATTCCCGATATGATGTATCCAGATTACGCAGACTGGTAT of the Candidatus Syntrophoarchaeum caldarius genome contains:
- a CDS encoding membrane protein containing DUF112, transmembrane, yielding MQDISFFLLISSIFAGYLLGVISGLTPGIHTNNFALLLTASTPLLQRFGIEPIYIVLIILTNSITHTFLDIIPSVFLGAPEADTALVLLPGHRLMLDGRGEEAIRLSAFGSAASIILSLVFLFPLFFLFKHFYTQIYNQMGIILIWIVFVMILTERGERIEGQGSLAAWKYRTYASAIFILSGILGILAFEREVLIDPLIGFLDTSVLFPLFSGLFGASMLIISILTHTAIPPQKKGGFKLPAWQIIRGTTSGTLAGGIVAFLPGISSAIATLLARLTIRDDTGRGSNEEFILSLSGVNTANALFAIIALYTINRPRSGAMVAIEGAIDPALWTPDTINLFLLIILLVSLLSYVTTIQLGRLVPALIQQVNYTHLSLMILLLLSVLVLIFSGIFGLILFITATVIGMIPAFAGVRRIHSMGVLLLPLILYFNGF
- a CDS encoding CopG-like DNA-binding domain protein; the encoded protein is MERITVRLPEKQIIALNALVETGEYASTSEVVREAIREFLKKHGFGVNLTNLMLERTKQLSEISENLNKIVQSEQDIDYVSGVDGCRLIR
- a CDS encoding cell division protein FtsZ — translated: MSFDSVVENASKYDAKVNTISNQELEMFGAPRIMVIGCGGAGNNTINRLYDIGIDGAEAIAINTDKQHLDMIRAHKKVLVGKTLTRGLGAGGFPEVGRKAAEIARGTLEELLADVDMVFITAGMGGGTGTGTAPIVAEVAKERGAIVVGMVSTPFNAERARRGKAEEGLEELRRSADTVIVLDNNHLLKYVPNLPIRKAFSVMDQLIAETVKGITETITQPSMINLDFADIKAVMNYGGVASMLVGEARQSQDRVDTVVRNALTHPLLEVDYRGATGSIVHITGGPDLTLTEANEIVEALTFELDGNANVIWGARIDPACEGMVKVMAIMTGVESSQILGPEKEKRERAFVPRIQNTIEVGIPKIC
- a CDS encoding indole-3-glycerol phosphate synthase, with amino-acid sequence MKTDRGLIENILEKTKLRVERLKDHKSIENEIRKAQKAGKIPLISEIKPASPLKDLRPIQDPLEVLGAMERGGASGISVLTEPYFFKGSFDFLRSVSASSKLPTLRKDFIIDPIQVAETVASGADMLLLIVGILTETQLRELYASAIEFGITPVVEVQSRDEIELADFCDIVMINNRNLWDLTVDISRTEKLIGYIGKKTIISASGIKTRADALRMIDCGADAVLVGSSIMESEDIELKVRELVWGD
- a CDS encoding adenine deaminase, which produces MDSIEELRSIIAASLGEVEVDTLLAGGMVADVFAGKIEKRDVAVHNGRIVGFGNYSAKEVIDLEGNLIVPGFIDGHVHIESSMVTPPEYARAVLGLGTTSIVCDPHEIANVMGKEGIRYILDTSRNIFLNVYVMLPSCVPATAMESSGAVLRATDLLEFRGEERVRGLAELMNYPGLIAGDEEVLEKVSAFSDMIIDGHAPLLSGKELSAYSIFAHSDHECTTEEEAREKLAKGMRIMIREGTGAKNFDELIKIVTPANSRRFFFVSDDRNPLDLLGEGHIKQMVTRAINAGLDPVIAIQMATLNTAEYFNLKDIGAIAPGFIADMVVLDVLDDCSHLMTLKDGVVVAKDGKVVVDIPVFRNDRGKATINIKMDGLSEKLKISGSGTARVIKVLEDQIVTEEIREEVDPESGLPIGDDILKIAVCERHTGSGNVGLGFIKGFGIKSGAIASSVAHDSHNIVVVGSDDSDMIAAIREIERVGGGQTVVKDGSVLATLALPIAGLISDKPLEEVRIRLLELREAAKELGCGLKDPFMTLSFMALPVIPSLKVTDKGLFDVLNFEFVELFV
- a CDS encoding aspartate carbamoyltransferase, catalytic subunit, with the translated sequence MCDPSKLVTGTFLNLICVEELMGFAKRHILSMRDFSREEIDLILNRAIELEPFAKGKRSDRLRGKILANLFFEPSTRTRISFETAMKRLGGEVLNLDSTEGSSISKGETLADTIRVISGYSDIIVLRHPKEGAARLASEFSSVPLINAGDGAGHHPTQTLLDLYTIKRESKLEGLRIALVGDLKYGRTVHSLSIALSYYGARIMLVSPPALRMSEAIKNDLISSGADISEFENIQDVISDIDVLYVTRIQKERFPILSEYNKVAGSYRIDMKLLEKANENLIIMHPLPRVDEIDPEVDRTPHAAYFKQAFYGVPVRMALLTLLMEVDG
- a CDS encoding Aspartate transcarbamylase regulatory subunit, giving the protein MKNGDQELRVKKIENGTVIDHIAAGQALNVLKILGITGSTDAVVSLVMNVSSRKMGSKDILKIEDRELAPEEVDRIALIAPGAKINIIRNYRVVEKHSVDLPHVIQGILRCANPNCISNTNEPVKSKFVVTKSHERPVFRCFYCEERLDDAMEHLI